Proteins encoded in a region of the Mucilaginibacter sabulilitoris genome:
- a CDS encoding response regulator transcription factor, translated as MNVLIVEDEKGLALEVDEFLSHEGFTVEHARTKKSAEEKIFVNNYDFILLDLGLPDGDGFELLKMLKGLDKREDAVIILTARGAVDDRVMGLEQGADDYLAKPFSLNELLARMHAITRRKHRLESNDIHIKGLRVNIQNRTVMYNDERIALTKKEFEIFNYLVLNKNRVISRTNLTEHVWGDVLEINSDSNFVDVHVKNLRKKLSQYIPIDWFETVRSIGYRINI; from the coding sequence ATGAATGTACTGATTGTTGAAGACGAAAAAGGTTTGGCCCTTGAAGTTGATGAATTTTTAAGCCACGAAGGATTTACGGTTGAACACGCCCGAACCAAAAAATCGGCAGAAGAAAAAATATTTGTAAATAACTATGATTTTATACTGCTTGACCTCGGTTTGCCCGACGGGGATGGTTTTGAACTTTTGAAAATGCTGAAAGGCCTTGATAAACGCGAAGATGCCGTTATTATACTCACCGCGCGCGGGGCTGTTGACGACCGGGTTATGGGTTTAGAACAAGGGGCGGATGATTACCTGGCCAAGCCGTTTTCATTAAATGAGCTTTTAGCGCGAATGCATGCTATAACACGTCGCAAACACCGGCTGGAAAGTAATGATATTCATATTAAGGGCCTGCGGGTTAATATACAAAACCGCACCGTAATGTATAATGATGAACGCATTGCCCTTACCAAAAAGGAATTTGAAATATTTAACTACCTGGTTTTAAACAAAAACCGGGTAATATCACGCACCAATCTAACTGAACATGTTTGGGGCGATGTATTGGAAATAAATTCCGACTCGAACTTTGTTGATGTTCATGTTAAAAACCTGCGTAAAAAGCTTTCACAGTATATCCCTATTGACTGGTTTGAAACCGTGAGGAGTATTGGTTACCGTATCAATATTTAA
- a CDS encoding acyltransferase family protein, protein MNKAEIKSLTGIRGVAAVYVIIFHWYNHLFHTQPVVSFTPMGQIGHNFIKHGYLAVDLFFSLSAFVLCIASYKLFSEKPTFENYKMFIIKRFFRLFPVYIVLTFLYSLWFDKSSLTNLLINLTLFQGIIPSHSGSIVPPGWSLTNEWVICFVFPFFLYYAVKFRKNAWMLVVMAVAIIILISFVRAHALNWSNSAVLDKVKGFNPNIGYTRGPSSFGRTIASFFLGIFAFLVYKFKDHQGPYFKYLGYLSAPILVLLFVKSADVAVVLLMPILILYVTQANFLNRFLSSKPVHFAGAISYSLYLSHFFFINTYDSVAALLKIDSRLFSLSYVLIATFVFSTITYYCIEKPGIALFKPKPKHKTATNIDLLSEQNKAPAGLKTS, encoded by the coding sequence ATGAATAAAGCGGAAATAAAGAGCCTTACCGGCATTAGAGGTGTAGCTGCAGTATATGTTATTATATTTCATTGGTATAACCACCTGTTTCACACACAACCGGTCGTGTCCTTTACGCCTATGGGTCAGATAGGGCATAACTTTATTAAACATGGATATTTAGCGGTAGACTTATTTTTCTCATTGAGTGCGTTTGTTTTGTGCATAGCATCTTACAAACTGTTTTCAGAAAAACCGACTTTTGAGAATTATAAAATGTTTATTATCAAGCGATTTTTCAGACTTTTTCCTGTATATATAGTTTTAACTTTCTTGTATTCTCTCTGGTTTGACAAGTCAAGTTTAACGAACCTTTTAATCAACCTCACTTTGTTTCAGGGCATTATTCCTTCACACAGTGGCTCAATAGTTCCGCCGGGATGGTCTTTGACAAATGAGTGGGTTATCTGTTTTGTATTTCCGTTTTTTCTTTATTATGCGGTGAAGTTCAGAAAGAATGCCTGGATGCTTGTTGTTATGGCGGTGGCTATTATAATACTGATCAGTTTTGTGCGAGCACACGCATTAAACTGGAGTAACTCTGCTGTTTTGGATAAGGTTAAAGGCTTTAATCCAAATATTGGTTATACCCGTGGCCCTTCAAGTTTCGGGCGAACAATAGCCTCTTTCTTCCTGGGTATATTTGCTTTTCTGGTTTACAAATTTAAAGATCACCAGGGGCCTTACTTTAAATATTTAGGCTATCTAAGCGCGCCGATATTAGTTTTACTTTTTGTTAAGAGTGCTGACGTTGCAGTTGTTCTTTTAATGCCCATTCTTATTCTTTATGTAACGCAAGCTAATTTTTTAAACAGGTTTTTATCCTCAAAGCCGGTTCATTTTGCAGGGGCAATTTCCTATTCTTTGTATTTGAGCCATTTTTTCTTCATAAATACTTATGATAGTGTGGCTGCATTACTAAAAATTGACAGCCGATTATTTAGCTTATCGTACGTATTAATTGCAACTTTTGTATTTAGTACAATTACCTACTATTGTATAGAAAAACCGGGGATTGCACTATTTAAGCCTAAGCCCAAACATAAAACCGCAACTAACATCGATTTACTTTCTGAACAAAATAAAGCCCCTGCCGGTCTCAAGACTTCTTAA
- the dnaE gene encoding DNA polymerase III subunit alpha gives MPDFSHLHVHTQFSLLDGAADISKLYKKAAADGMKALAITDHGNMFGVFKFVAEAGKHNVKPIVGCEFYVVEDRHKKQFTKEKKDVRRHQLMLAKNPEGYKNLVKLCSLGYMEGLYSKWPRIDKELILKYHKGLIATTCCIGASVPQAILRETPEKAEEEFKWWLDLFGEDFYIELQRHDIPEQTTINNVLLTYAKKYNVKVICSNDSHYVDQQDSNAHDILLCVNTGDMQSTPIATDEEGGRGYRFGFPNDQFYFKTQAEMGSLFNDVPESLDNTNEIVDKVEVLKLKRDILLPNFVIPDEFKIHNTPDADTLNQWEYLKHLTFTGAKERYIDISPETEERINFELFTIRTMGFAGYFLIVADFIKHGRDIGVFIGPGRGSAAGSVVAYCTGITNIDPMKYNLLFERFLNPDRKSMPDIDTDFDDAGRQKVIDYVVEKYGKNQVAQIITYGSMAARTSIQDVGRVLDIPLSEMTAIKKLVPDTLGITLKEAIEQVPELKEILNGNDLRAQVLREAEKLEGSVRNTGVHAAGIIIAPYDLTDIVPVATAKDSDLLVTQYDGRVIEDAGVIKMDFLGLKTLTIIKDALRMIKQNHGVSIDIDYIPLDDQETYELYQRGDTNGTFQFESDGMQMYLRDLKPDKFEDLIAMNALYRPGPIEYIPNFIKRKHGQEPIVFDLADMEEYLGETYGITVYQEQVMLLSQKLAGFSKGDADVLRKAMGKKQIEVLNKMEAQFMDGAIAKGHPKDKLTKIWTDWKAFAQYAFNKSHSTCYAFVAYQTAYLKAHYPSEYMAAVLNNQNNMEKITFFMEECRRMNVEVLGPDINESDMSFSVNKRGQVRFGLTGVKGVGDKAVESIIEERDANGPYNSLYDFARRSNTRSVNRKSYENLVYGGAFDEFGTKRAQFFAKTELGVLTGVERLIKYANDYQNVQSSSQSSLFGGSVASYVPEPAMPEVEEWPLIEKLKYEKTVIGIYLTGHPLDNYKVELERFCNSTISDLKLMQKARSGEGGEDIMGAFNELRKRGEIRIGGLVGNVQHKMTKTGKPFGTFVLEDYNESYEFVLFGEDYVKFRNLMMDGYFLHLKGNIEEKFRQKDNWDLRIQVMSLLSEMRDKMTKSLTVCIDMHSLNSKLLDDIQHAINENNQKYPVQNCKLRFQIKDREEAMLVELASKNFRVNPSDDLMADIFNLTNMQPVLN, from the coding sequence ATGCCAGATTTTTCTCACTTACACGTACACACCCAGTTTTCCTTACTTGACGGTGCCGCCGATATATCAAAGCTGTATAAAAAGGCTGCTGCCGATGGGATGAAAGCGCTGGCCATAACCGATCATGGCAACATGTTCGGGGTGTTTAAGTTTGTTGCCGAAGCCGGTAAACATAATGTAAAACCCATTGTAGGCTGCGAATTTTACGTAGTAGAAGACCGCCATAAAAAGCAATTCACCAAAGAGAAAAAGGACGTACGCCGCCACCAGCTGATGCTGGCCAAAAACCCCGAAGGCTATAAAAACCTGGTGAAACTGTGCTCTTTGGGTTATATGGAAGGCTTGTACAGCAAATGGCCGCGTATTGATAAAGAACTGATATTAAAATATCATAAAGGCTTAATAGCTACCACCTGTTGCATTGGCGCATCGGTACCGCAGGCTATATTAAGAGAAACCCCTGAAAAGGCTGAAGAAGAATTTAAATGGTGGCTTGATCTGTTTGGCGAAGATTTTTATATCGAACTACAGCGCCATGATATCCCGGAGCAAACTACTATTAATAATGTATTGCTTACCTATGCTAAAAAATATAATGTAAAGGTAATATGCTCCAATGATTCACATTATGTAGATCAGCAGGACTCCAACGCGCACGATATTTTGCTTTGTGTAAATACCGGCGATATGCAGAGCACCCCAATAGCTACTGATGAAGAAGGTGGCCGGGGCTATCGTTTCGGGTTCCCGAATGACCAGTTTTATTTTAAAACACAGGCCGAAATGGGCAGTCTGTTTAACGACGTTCCTGAATCATTGGATAATACCAACGAGATTGTGGATAAGGTGGAAGTGCTGAAACTGAAGCGTGATATCCTGTTGCCCAACTTTGTTATCCCTGATGAATTTAAGATTCACAATACCCCTGATGCCGATACGCTTAACCAGTGGGAATATTTAAAACATTTAACGTTTACCGGTGCTAAAGAGCGCTATATAGATATTTCGCCGGAGACGGAAGAACGTATCAATTTTGAGCTGTTCACTATACGTACCATGGGTTTTGCCGGTTACTTCCTGATTGTGGCCGACTTTATTAAGCATGGCCGGGATATCGGTGTATTTATTGGTCCGGGTCGTGGTTCGGCAGCCGGATCGGTGGTGGCCTATTGTACGGGGATCACCAATATCGATCCGATGAAATATAATCTCTTGTTCGAGAGGTTCCTTAACCCGGATCGTAAATCAATGCCCGATATTGATACCGACTTTGACGATGCCGGCCGCCAAAAAGTTATTGACTATGTGGTAGAAAAATATGGCAAAAACCAGGTAGCACAGATTATTACCTATGGTTCAATGGCTGCCCGCACCAGTATACAGGACGTTGGGCGTGTACTGGATATTCCGCTATCTGAAATGACCGCTATTAAAAAGCTGGTTCCTGATACTTTGGGTATTACTTTAAAGGAAGCTATTGAACAGGTACCCGAGCTAAAAGAAATATTAAACGGAAACGATTTACGTGCCCAGGTATTGCGCGAGGCCGAAAAGCTGGAAGGCTCGGTACGTAATACCGGTGTACATGCTGCAGGCATCATCATTGCTCCTTATGACCTTACGGATATTGTTCCGGTGGCTACCGCTAAGGACTCTGACCTGTTGGTTACCCAGTATGACGGCCGTGTGATTGAGGATGCAGGCGTTATTAAGATGGACTTTTTGGGTCTTAAAACCCTTACTATTATTAAGGACGCGCTGAGGATGATCAAGCAAAATCACGGCGTAAGCATTGATATTGATTACATTCCGCTTGATGACCAGGAAACTTATGAACTTTATCAACGTGGAGATACCAACGGTACTTTCCAGTTTGAAAGTGATGGTATGCAAATGTACCTGCGCGACCTGAAGCCAGATAAGTTTGAAGACTTAATTGCTATGAACGCACTGTACCGCCCGGGGCCGATAGAGTACATACCCAACTTTATTAAACGTAAACACGGGCAGGAACCTATTGTATTTGACCTTGCGGATATGGAGGAGTACCTGGGCGAAACCTACGGTATTACCGTGTACCAGGAACAGGTGATGCTTTTATCGCAAAAACTGGCCGGCTTTAGTAAAGGCGATGCCGATGTTTTGCGTAAGGCCATGGGTAAAAAGCAAATTGAGGTATTGAATAAAATGGAGGCCCAGTTTATGGACGGAGCCATTGCGAAAGGGCACCCCAAAGACAAGCTTACCAAAATATGGACAGACTGGAAGGCTTTTGCTCAATACGCCTTCAATAAATCGCATTCTACCTGTTATGCTTTTGTGGCATATCAAACTGCTTATTTAAAGGCGCATTACCCATCCGAATACATGGCAGCGGTTTTAAATAACCAGAACAATATGGAGAAGATAACCTTTTTCATGGAAGAATGCCGCCGGATGAACGTAGAGGTTTTGGGACCGGATATCAACGAATCGGACATGTCGTTCTCTGTAAATAAAAGGGGGCAGGTGCGTTTTGGATTGACTGGTGTTAAAGGTGTGGGCGATAAAGCGGTAGAGAGCATTATCGAAGAGCGTGATGCCAATGGACCTTACAATTCTTTATATGATTTCGCGCGTCGTTCCAATACCCGCAGTGTAAACCGTAAATCGTACGAAAACCTGGTTTATGGCGGCGCTTTTGATGAGTTTGGTACAAAACGGGCGCAGTTTTTTGCTAAAACAGAATTAGGTGTTTTAACCGGTGTTGAACGCCTTATTAAATATGCAAATGATTACCAGAATGTGCAAAGCAGTTCACAATCGTCGTTATTCGGCGGTTCGGTAGCATCTTATGTGCCTGAGCCGGCCATGCCCGAGGTAGAAGAATGGCCGCTGATAGAAAAACTGAAGTACGAAAAAACGGTAATTGGTATTTATTTAACCGGCCACCCGCTTGATAATTATAAAGTTGAACTCGAAAGGTTTTGCAACAGCACTATCAGCGATCTGAAGCTGATGCAAAAAGCACGCTCTGGCGAAGGCGGTGAGGATATTATGGGCGCCTTTAACGAGCTTCGTAAACGAGGCGAGATCAGAATAGGTGGTTTGGTTGGAAATGTACAGCATAAGATGACTAAAACAGGGAAACCCTTTGGTACTTTTGTACTGGAGGATTATAACGAGTCGTACGAGTTTGTATTGTTTGGCGAAGATTATGTTAAATTCCGCAACCTGATGATGGATGGTTATTTTCTGCACCTGAAAGGGAATATCGAAGAAAAATTCCGTCAGAAGGATAACTGGGACCTGCGTATACAGGTAATGAGCCTGCTCTCTGAAATGCGCGATAAAATGACCAAGTCGTTAACCGTATGCATTGATATGCATAGTTTGAACAGCAAACTATTGGACGATATACAGCATGCCATTAATGAAAACAATCAGAAATACCCGGTGCAAAACTGCAAACTGCGTTTCCAGATCAAAGACCGCGAAGAAGCCATGCTGGTTGAGCTGGCCTCCAAAAATTTCAGGGTAAACCCCAGTGATGACCTGATGGCTGATATTTTTAATTTAACCAATATGCAGCCAGTGCTCAATTAA
- a CDS encoding DUF58 domain-containing protein: protein MPKLNDDQQIRHLANLELLARQVVEGFITGLHQSPFHGFSVEFAEHRLYNNGESVKNIDWKLLARTEKMFVKQFEEETNLRCYLLLDTSSSMNFPEKGLNKLQFSIYAIASLMHLFKKQRDAFGLCLFSNKIDWLSAAKSTSAHLFHLYAELEKMYNNPRVNTVTNITDVLHHIAQEIHQRSMVIIFSDMLENNLDTDKLQSLFAAIQHLKFNKHEVIIFNVHDKQKELDFNFDNRPHHFVDIESGAEIKVHPGKVRDAYRASLATYRHELELKCAQYHIDLVDADIHEGYNQILKTYLVKRNKMI from the coding sequence ATGCCCAAATTAAATGACGATCAGCAAATAAGGCACCTGGCCAATCTCGAGCTGCTTGCCCGCCAGGTGGTTGAAGGCTTTATAACCGGGTTGCATCAAAGTCCTTTTCATGGCTTTTCTGTAGAGTTTGCAGAACACCGTTTGTATAATAATGGCGAATCTGTAAAAAATATAGACTGGAAGCTACTTGCCCGTACCGAAAAAATGTTTGTAAAGCAGTTTGAGGAAGAGACCAATTTACGTTGTTATTTATTACTGGATACTTCATCATCTATGAACTTTCCGGAAAAAGGATTAAATAAGCTTCAGTTCTCAATCTATGCTATAGCCTCGTTAATGCACCTGTTTAAAAAGCAGCGCGATGCCTTTGGTTTGTGCCTGTTTTCGAATAAAATTGATTGGCTCAGCGCCGCAAAATCCACTTCGGCGCATTTATTTCATTTGTATGCGGAGCTCGAAAAAATGTACAATAACCCGCGCGTAAACACAGTTACCAATATAACTGATGTTTTGCACCATATTGCCCAGGAAATTCACCAGCGCAGCATGGTAATCATTTTTAGCGATATGCTGGAAAATAACCTGGATACCGATAAGTTACAATCGCTATTCGCGGCTATTCAGCATTTAAAGTTCAATAAGCATGAAGTGATCATTTTTAATGTTCATGATAAGCAAAAGGAACTCGATTTTAACTTCGATAATCGCCCCCATCATTTTGTTGATATAGAAAGCGGGGCCGAGATTAAAGTACATCCTGGTAAAGTTCGTGATGCTTACCGGGCATCATTAGCAACATACCGTCATGAACTGGAGCTCAAATGTGCCCAATACCACATAGATTTAGTTGATGCCGATATACACGAAGGATATAACCAGATTCTGAAAACTTATCTGGTAAAGCGGAATAAAATGATATAA
- the trxA gene encoding thioredoxin has translation MALEITDANFDELVLKSDKPVLIDFWAEWCGPCRMVGPVVEDIAKEYEGKAVVGKVNVDNNPGISTKFGIRNIPALLFFKNGEIVDKQIGAVPKSVLTDKLVKQLV, from the coding sequence ATGGCTTTAGAAATAACTGATGCGAACTTTGACGAACTTGTACTGAAATCAGACAAACCCGTACTTATTGACTTTTGGGCAGAATGGTGTGGCCCATGTAGAATGGTAGGTCCGGTAGTTGAAGACATCGCAAAAGAATACGAAGGAAAAGCTGTTGTGGGTAAAGTTAACGTTGATAACAACCCAGGCATATCAACAAAATTTGGTATCCGTAATATCCCTGCTTTATTATTCTTTAAAAATGGCGAAATTGTGGATAAACAAATTGGCGCTGTTCCAAAATCAGTATTAACTGATAAATTGGTTAAACAATTAGTTTAA
- a CDS encoding sensor histidine kinase, with product MKLQVKLALYNTLTKVAIILFTGLLILLSIEKISYNHIEVRLENDKRETLRDLSSNEISHYLNSQKVYTDYNILKEEFIIIRPAKYNPKTTSEVKFTTETRGADQNEQTYRILSHYFNFKEHTYRLEIGVAIESVEELKSIIKKFTLVVLVIALALTLVSDLIFTKFLLAPFYKIIDRKLIKVNDPMNFDYEKVKTTTQDFEMLDDSISSLMKKISNLFILEKQFIANVSHELLTPISIISSRLENILLQEDLSEGSENKMHASLKTLNRLKSIINSLLLISKVENNQFDKTDMVMIAGVIKEIHEELEDRMDEKELKFTNHIKYIYSIKGNRPLIHTLLYNIINNSIKYNNIKGTITINDELADDIYSIIIADTGAGMDERQIENAFNRFEKFDTDEKESYGLGLAIVKSITAFHNIKVKISSIKDKGTIVKLTFNHEG from the coding sequence ATGAAACTACAGGTAAAACTGGCCCTATATAACACCTTAACCAAGGTGGCTATTATTTTATTTACCGGTTTGCTTATCCTGCTTTCTATTGAAAAAATATCCTATAACCATATTGAGGTACGGCTGGAGAACGATAAGAGAGAAACGCTAAGGGATCTTTCATCGAATGAAATAAGTCACTATTTAAACAGCCAGAAAGTATATACTGATTATAATATTTTAAAGGAAGAATTTATAATTATAAGGCCTGCTAAATACAATCCGAAAACCACCAGCGAAGTAAAATTCACCACCGAAACCCGTGGCGCCGACCAGAATGAGCAAACCTATCGGATACTATCACATTATTTTAATTTTAAAGAGCATACTTACCGGCTTGAAATTGGGGTGGCCATTGAATCGGTAGAAGAGTTAAAATCTATCATCAAAAAATTCACCCTCGTGGTTTTGGTAATTGCCCTGGCCCTCACCCTGGTTAGCGACCTGATATTCACCAAATTTTTGCTTGCGCCATTTTATAAAATAATAGACCGGAAACTAATCAAAGTAAACGACCCCATGAACTTTGATTACGAAAAGGTAAAAACCACCACCCAGGATTTTGAAATGCTTGATGACAGCATCAGCTCTCTGATGAAAAAGATATCAAACCTGTTTATACTGGAGAAACAATTTATTGCCAATGTATCGCATGAGTTGCTTACGCCAATCTCCATCATCAGTTCCCGTCTCGAAAATATATTACTGCAGGAGGACCTGAGCGAAGGCAGTGAAAATAAAATGCATGCTTCGCTTAAAACTTTAAACCGTTTAAAATCTATCATTAACAGTTTACTGCTGATATCAAAAGTTGAAAACAACCAGTTTGATAAAACAGATATGGTGATGATAGCCGGTGTTATTAAAGAAATACATGAGGAACTGGAAGACCGGATGGACGAAAAGGAGTTAAAATTTACAAATCATATCAAATACATTTATTCTATAAAAGGTAACCGGCCGCTAATACATACACTACTGTACAACATTATTAACAACTCCATAAAATACAACAACATAAAAGGTACAATTACCATTAATGACGAGCTTGCCGATGATATTTATTCTATAATAATTGCAGACACCGGTGCCGGCATGGATGAGCGACAAATAGAAAACGCGTTTAACCGTTTTGAAAAATTTGACACCGACGAAAAGGAAAGTTATGGCCTAGGGCTGGCTATTGTAAAGAGTATCACCGCTTTCCATAATATTAAAGTTAAAATAAGCTCGATTAAGGATAAAGGCACTATCGTAAAACTAACCTTTAATCATGAGGGCTAA
- a CDS encoding ATP-grasp fold amidoligase family protein: protein MLSFLKINLLNPFGSDLPDREKFSAKIKKRHEVFWNALNAEQVRNTIMSREDPIEKWKDNDYWQRKLSNKFNAREFAIKHGCKVPDLLWKGNDVENIDFSVLPPQYVIRPTIGHSCSNVYVIKNGINLFDHKSYIPEKIRTALRLEIDKNPAQEFLVEEFLMNDDGAYEILKDYKFFCFRGKIATICVIRRISPQSGYNTFYDEHWNKMQMVNNTFSNGEDHPKPKCLDDMITQAKKLSLAYDIFVRVDFYSTAKGAVFGEFTPTPGMGNNYSRFGEELLLKYWENHCYGLI, encoded by the coding sequence ATGCTGAGTTTCTTAAAAATTAACCTACTAAACCCATTTGGGTCGGACTTGCCCGATCGCGAAAAGTTTTCTGCTAAAATTAAAAAGCGTCACGAAGTATTCTGGAATGCCCTGAATGCCGAACAGGTACGGAACACCATAATGAGCCGGGAAGATCCGATTGAGAAATGGAAAGACAATGATTACTGGCAACGGAAACTAAGCAATAAATTTAATGCAAGGGAGTTTGCCATTAAACACGGGTGCAAAGTTCCTGACTTGCTTTGGAAAGGGAACGATGTTGAAAATATTGATTTTTCTGTTTTGCCGCCGCAATATGTTATCCGGCCTACTATTGGTCATTCTTGTAGCAATGTATATGTTATAAAAAATGGCATTAATCTGTTTGATCATAAAAGCTACATCCCCGAAAAAATAAGGACTGCCTTAAGGTTGGAGATTGATAAAAACCCGGCACAGGAGTTTTTAGTGGAAGAGTTTTTAATGAATGATGATGGTGCTTACGAAATTCTTAAAGATTATAAATTTTTTTGTTTCAGGGGTAAAATAGCTACCATTTGTGTTATAAGGCGGATCAGTCCACAGAGCGGCTACAATACATTTTATGACGAACATTGGAATAAAATGCAAATGGTGAACAATACATTTAGCAATGGTGAAGATCATCCCAAACCAAAATGCCTTGATGATATGATTACGCAGGCTAAAAAGTTAAGCCTGGCTTATGATATTTTCGTTAGGGTGGATTTCTATTCCACCGCAAAGGGGGCTGTTTTTGGTGAGTTTACCCCAACACCCGGAATGGGTAATAATTATAGTAGATTTGGAGAGGAGCTACTATTAAAATATTGGGAAAACCATTGTTATGGCTTAATATAG
- a CDS encoding glycoside hydrolase family 130 protein has protein sequence MRLSIERKPIRVNPDPKRVIARFFFNGNDRAKEVIERVMDISEEAAFGIVSPLLQEYSKRHRNITRVLNRHCSKLKPLFHELNIDYDTLTVYRKLLIGSYFTHEYSIESAAFFNPSIVEDPDQTELEDGQKRVIISFRAVGEGHISSITFRRALIDKFNNITIQPSGSYIDEAEIVRNAVYNKKLFFEKAAITQINIDVINELESKLDHHFEYANLRRIIIDSQRLQDNDINRLEYDKVLWLADSYYEIVFSLDTDLSDRVIFPISEYERKGIEDARFVKFINDDGTYVYYATYTAYDGSLIMPKLLQTSDFYNFRIMPLYGAGAQNKNLALFPRKVNGKYVMISRIDGCNNYIMYSDKINIWEEPILLQQPKFSWEFIQIGNCGSPIETEDGWIVITHGVGPMRRYVLGASLLKLDDPTVEIGRLREPLLIPNSDEREGYVPNVLYSCGTIVHNDKLIIPYGVSDSSTAFAEVCLDALLKKLKEDFKN, from the coding sequence ATGAGACTTTCCATTGAACGCAAACCAATAAGAGTTAATCCCGATCCGAAGCGTGTTATAGCGAGATTTTTTTTTAATGGCAACGACCGAGCCAAAGAAGTGATTGAACGTGTAATGGATATCAGCGAGGAAGCAGCCTTTGGCATTGTTTCGCCATTGCTACAGGAGTATTCCAAGCGGCACCGCAATATTACAAGAGTTTTAAACCGGCACTGCAGTAAACTAAAACCATTGTTTCATGAATTAAATATTGATTATGATACGCTTACGGTTTATCGTAAGCTATTGATAGGTTCATATTTTACCCACGAGTATTCTATAGAATCGGCCGCTTTTTTTAATCCCTCTATTGTTGAAGACCCTGACCAAACCGAACTGGAAGACGGGCAAAAACGGGTGATCATCAGTTTCAGGGCAGTGGGCGAGGGGCATATTTCCTCTATTACCTTTCGCCGGGCGCTTATTGATAAGTTTAACAATATCACCATACAACCCTCGGGCAGTTATATTGACGAAGCCGAAATTGTGCGTAACGCGGTTTATAATAAGAAACTATTTTTTGAAAAAGCCGCTATTACCCAGATCAATATTGACGTAATAAACGAGCTGGAATCAAAGCTCGACCATCATTTTGAATACGCCAACCTGCGCCGCATTATCATTGATTCGCAAAGGCTTCAGGATAATGATATAAACCGGTTGGAGTATGATAAGGTACTATGGCTTGCCGATTCGTATTATGAAATTGTTTTTTCATTGGATACCGATCTGTCAGACCGTGTTATATTCCCAATTTCAGAATATGAACGCAAAGGTATTGAGGATGCCCGCTTTGTAAAGTTTATAAATGATGATGGAACCTATGTGTATTATGCTACCTACACAGCCTATGATGGCTCGCTCATTATGCCCAAGCTGCTGCAAACATCCGATTTTTATAACTTCAGGATAATGCCGCTGTACGGCGCCGGGGCGCAGAATAAAAACCTGGCGCTTTTTCCCCGCAAGGTTAACGGTAAATATGTAATGATATCGCGCATTGATGGCTGCAACAATTACATTATGTACTCTGACAAAATAAATATATGGGAAGAGCCTATATTGCTGCAGCAACCTAAATTTAGCTGGGAATTTATACAAATAGGTAATTGTGGCTCGCCTATTGAAACTGAGGATGGCTGGATTGTAATTACTCATGGCGTAGGGCCAATGAGGCGTTATGTGCTTGGCGCGAGCCTGTTAAAGCTTGATGACCCGACGGTAGAAATTGGTCGGCTCCGTGAGCCTCTGCTGATCCCTAACAGTGATGAACGCGAAGGCTATGTACCTAACGTACTTTATTCATGCGGAACTATTGTGCATAATGATAAGCTGATCATTCCTTACGGTGTATCTGATTCATCAACAGCATTTGCCGAAGTTTGCCTTGATGCACTGTTAAAAAAGCTGAAAGAGGATTTTAAGAACTAA